From Streptomyces sp. TLI_235, a single genomic window includes:
- a CDS encoding PAS domain S-box-containing protein, with protein sequence MSSRPTRGAARLAAILDALPDALLLVNSNGTVVDANKAAVESLQAPGTSLVGRGLLDLLPEFDPSRIPGSMRPATAESEGLDKPVRMTARRTDGSTFPVEVSGNDFADDGAAEGRGYVPYDPYREGSGQDLLLLLVRDLSGRLGVEAELRRQHKQTEMILRAAAEGVLGVDLEGRVVLVNPAAAHILDYRASELGGRELHPLVQHSQADGTPLAADGSALMDTLLSGRKHRVRGAVLWRKDGTPVTVDLTTAPVRDGEQLVGAVMTFTDRTRELALVARNEHLTAVLETELGDALTALHTRIDALATDPAGQLWPEANWTLRRLADECRRFGSLIDGVLAHQAFEADVESGRQQLKRKPVGLDAVVQRAVEHAGELVGPGRVRYSVHAAAVDVTADRERLARALAHLVADVSGITPSLDAPGTGVSPALGVPALPPVGGDAPMVVVAAAQRGEVARIEVRGPARQSSPVHLPIARGTVERHGGVLQRHELPGGAGTTYVVELPLDPATARAAAGRPSVPKETDTAMLPDLPQVASAEPRESGPAEPAGRAGREPADHDRSGPIPLGPMAAAPAESAPEPQAPAAEGDTPPNGVPVDAGARAAADGASEGASAEEPRPARRRRRAAADETPAGAVALPGVPEPGMPVYPGLEHALPAGPPVAQPPVQPTGRRRRLAVPAEPEQAGSAGAPEQSAPAALPAPAAEAAPAPSAELEPAHPAVPEPAVPAQPQPVGTGLGELSPPRPLQSAFAAAFPSAFPQPEAAAVGRSGAPAELPALPAPARAAEPAVPAALEPRTPPRPLSELAPAGAAPVPADEPTVLVPAVDGGPRRLLVWPEPDASTKQALQDRGYRPVIVRSREEVDAQVSGFPAALFVDPLTGPITRTALESLRTAALNRQVPVLVTAGLGQAARDSAAGADPAVLLRALAPRDSENHAPRVLLVESDPDIAGAMIASLERRGMHVEHAVDENDAVARASSVQPNLVVMDLLRIERRQLGLLDWLRANDRLHRTPMVVYTSVGLDPKELPRLRTGESVLFLAERSTTEDVQSRIVDLLGRIGSLSEAGTAAGG encoded by the coding sequence GTGAGCAGCAGGCCGACCCGAGGCGCTGCTCGCCTCGCCGCGATACTCGACGCGCTGCCCGACGCGCTGCTGTTGGTGAACAGCAACGGCACCGTGGTGGACGCCAACAAGGCCGCCGTGGAGAGCCTGCAGGCGCCCGGCACCTCCCTGGTCGGGCGCGGCCTGCTCGACCTGCTGCCCGAGTTCGACCCGAGCCGCATCCCCGGCTCGATGCGCCCGGCGACGGCCGAGTCCGAGGGCCTGGACAAGCCGGTCCGGATGACCGCCCGCCGTACCGACGGCAGCACCTTCCCGGTCGAGGTCTCCGGCAACGACTTCGCCGACGACGGGGCCGCCGAGGGCCGCGGCTACGTCCCGTACGACCCGTACCGCGAGGGCTCCGGCCAGGACCTGCTGCTGCTGCTCGTCCGCGACCTCTCCGGCCGGCTCGGTGTCGAGGCGGAGCTGCGGCGGCAGCACAAGCAGACCGAGATGATCCTCCGGGCGGCGGCCGAGGGTGTGCTCGGTGTCGACCTCGAGGGCCGCGTGGTGCTGGTCAATCCGGCGGCGGCGCACATTCTCGACTACCGGGCCAGCGAGCTCGGCGGCCGCGAGCTGCACCCGCTGGTCCAGCACTCGCAGGCGGACGGCACCCCGCTCGCCGCGGACGGCTCCGCCCTGATGGACACCCTGCTGTCCGGCCGCAAGCACCGGGTGCGCGGCGCCGTGCTGTGGCGCAAGGACGGCACCCCGGTCACCGTCGACCTCACCACCGCCCCCGTCCGGGACGGCGAGCAGCTGGTCGGCGCGGTGATGACCTTCACCGACCGGACGAGGGAGCTCGCCCTCGTCGCCCGCAACGAGCACCTGACCGCCGTTCTGGAGACGGAGCTCGGCGACGCGCTCACCGCCCTGCACACCCGGATCGACGCGCTCGCCACGGACCCGGCCGGGCAGCTGTGGCCGGAGGCCAACTGGACGCTGCGCCGGCTCGCCGACGAGTGCCGGCGGTTCGGCAGCCTGATCGACGGCGTGCTCGCCCACCAGGCCTTCGAGGCCGACGTGGAGAGCGGGCGGCAGCAGCTCAAGCGCAAGCCGGTCGGCCTGGACGCGGTCGTCCAGCGGGCGGTGGAGCACGCCGGGGAGCTGGTCGGCCCGGGCCGGGTGCGCTACTCGGTGCACGCGGCCGCCGTCGACGTGACGGCCGACCGCGAGCGGCTCGCCCGCGCGCTCGCCCACCTGGTGGCGGACGTCAGCGGTATCACCCCGTCGCTGGACGCGCCGGGGACGGGCGTGTCGCCCGCGCTCGGCGTGCCCGCCCTGCCGCCGGTCGGCGGGGACGCCCCGATGGTGGTGGTCGCCGCGGCGCAGCGCGGCGAGGTCGCCCGGATCGAGGTCCGCGGCCCGGCCCGACAGAGCAGCCCCGTCCACCTGCCGATCGCGCGCGGCACGGTCGAGCGGCACGGCGGCGTGCTGCAGCGGCACGAGCTGCCGGGCGGCGCGGGGACGACGTACGTGGTCGAGCTGCCGCTCGACCCGGCGACGGCGCGGGCGGCCGCGGGCCGGCCGAGCGTGCCCAAGGAGACCGACACCGCGATGCTGCCGGACCTGCCCCAGGTGGCGTCGGCGGAGCCGCGGGAGAGCGGCCCGGCGGAGCCTGCCGGGCGGGCCGGGCGGGAGCCCGCCGACCACGACCGCAGCGGGCCGATCCCGCTCGGGCCGATGGCGGCCGCGCCCGCCGAGTCCGCGCCGGAGCCGCAGGCACCGGCCGCCGAGGGGGACACCCCGCCGAACGGTGTGCCCGTGGACGCCGGTGCCCGTGCGGCGGCTGACGGCGCGTCGGAGGGTGCCTCCGCCGAGGAGCCCCGGCCGGCCCGGCGCCGCCGCCGGGCCGCGGCCGACGAGACCCCGGCCGGCGCCGTCGCGCTGCCGGGTGTGCCCGAGCCGGGCATGCCGGTCTACCCGGGTCTGGAGCACGCCCTGCCGGCCGGTCCGCCGGTCGCCCAGCCGCCCGTGCAGCCCACCGGCCGCCGTCGGCGGCTCGCGGTGCCCGCCGAGCCGGAGCAGGCCGGATCGGCCGGTGCCCCGGAGCAGTCGGCCCCCGCCGCGCTGCCGGCGCCGGCCGCCGAGGCGGCGCCGGCCCCGTCGGCAGAGCTCGAACCGGCCCATCCGGCGGTGCCCGAGCCCGCCGTGCCGGCCCAGCCGCAGCCGGTCGGTACCGGGCTCGGCGAGCTGAGCCCGCCGCGGCCGCTGCAGAGCGCGTTCGCGGCGGCCTTCCCCAGTGCCTTCCCGCAGCCGGAGGCCGCCGCGGTCGGCCGGTCCGGTGCCCCGGCCGAGCTGCCCGCACTGCCGGCGCCGGCCCGTGCCGCGGAGCCGGCCGTCCCGGCGGCCCTGGAGCCGCGGACGCCGCCGCGTCCGCTGTCCGAGCTGGCCCCGGCCGGTGCGGCGCCCGTACCGGCGGACGAGCCGACGGTGCTGGTGCCCGCGGTCGACGGCGGGCCGCGGCGGCTGCTGGTGTGGCCGGAGCCGGACGCCTCCACCAAGCAGGCGCTCCAGGACCGCGGCTACCGGCCGGTCATCGTGCGTTCCCGCGAGGAGGTCGACGCGCAGGTGTCGGGCTTCCCGGCCGCGCTGTTCGTCGATCCGCTGACCGGGCCGATCACCCGCACCGCGCTGGAGTCGCTGCGCACCGCGGCGCTGAACCGGCAGGTGCCGGTGCTGGTCACGGCCGGCCTCGGGCAGGCGGCCCGGGACTCGGCGGCCGGCGCCGACCCGGCGGTGCTGCTGCGGGCGCTGGCCCCGCGGGACAGCGAGAACCACGCACCGCGGGTGCTGCTGGTGGAGTCCGACCCGGACATCGCCGGCGCGATGATCGCGAGCCTGGAACGGCGCGGGATGCACGTCGAGCACGCCGTGGACGAGAACGACGCGGTGGCCCGGGCGAGCAGCGTCCAGCCGAACCTGGTGGTGATGGACCTGCTGCGGATCGAGCGCCGCCAGCTGGGCCTGCTGGACTGGCTGCGTGCCAACGACCGGCTGCACCGCACCCCGATGGTCGTCTACACCTCGGTGGGCCTCGACCCGAAGGAGCTGCCGCGGCTGCGGACGGGCGAGTCGGTGCTGTTCCTCGCGGAGCGGTCGACGACCGAGGACGTGCAGTCCAGGATCGTCGACCTGCTCGGCCGGATCGGCTCGCTCTCCGAAGCCGGTACGGCCGCCGGGGGCTGA
- a CDS encoding NAD(P)H-flavin reductase produces MAFDPAVLRAGLAVVERRADQLTAYFYAHLFAHNPGVRALFPERMEEQRDRLLAAITHLVQRLDEPERLAGYLTALGRDHRKFGARPEHYPAVGASLLATLRRFAGAAWTEEQEKAWTEAWTVISQAMIDAERAVPADEPAWWQAEVVHRRWAAPDVAVLTLAPDSPYPFTPGQYLTLCSPRVPQVWRPYSIGCAPRADGTLEVHVRRVPDGLLSPVLVDEVLPGEQLRLGPALGTAVLDPHSRRPLLAVAGGTGWAQVKAVVEALAQRGDRRATVLLGARSDADHYDLDAVRALVDRYARLEMVLAAPEDGAGRAEAVALVHEGLARLGDCSGRDVLLSGPPDLAPAVAARLARLGADPELVRHDPVPHTLDRSRPASAAERLLQPRDIAWINRTELG; encoded by the coding sequence GTGGCCTTCGACCCCGCGGTCCTCCGGGCCGGCCTCGCGGTGGTCGAACGCCGCGCGGACCAGCTGACCGCCTACTTCTACGCCCACCTGTTCGCCCACAACCCCGGTGTCCGGGCGCTCTTCCCGGAGCGGATGGAGGAGCAGCGCGACCGGCTTCTCGCCGCGATCACCCACCTGGTGCAGCGCCTCGACGAGCCGGAGCGGCTGGCCGGCTACCTCACCGCCCTGGGCCGCGACCACCGCAAGTTCGGCGCCCGGCCCGAGCACTACCCGGCCGTCGGCGCGAGCCTGCTCGCCACCCTGCGGCGGTTCGCCGGCGCCGCCTGGACCGAGGAGCAGGAAAAGGCCTGGACCGAGGCCTGGACGGTGATCTCCCAGGCCATGATCGACGCCGAGCGGGCCGTCCCGGCCGACGAGCCGGCCTGGTGGCAGGCCGAGGTGGTGCACCGGCGGTGGGCCGCCCCGGACGTCGCCGTGCTCACCCTGGCGCCCGACAGCCCCTACCCGTTCACGCCCGGCCAGTACCTGACGCTCTGCTCGCCGCGGGTGCCGCAGGTCTGGCGCCCGTACTCGATCGGCTGCGCGCCGCGCGCCGACGGCACCCTGGAGGTGCACGTCCGCCGGGTGCCGGACGGGCTGCTCTCCCCCGTCCTGGTCGACGAGGTGCTGCCCGGCGAACAGCTGCGGCTCGGGCCCGCGCTCGGCACCGCGGTGCTCGACCCGCACTCCCGGCGGCCGCTGCTGGCGGTGGCCGGCGGCACCGGCTGGGCCCAGGTCAAGGCGGTGGTCGAGGCGCTCGCCCAGCGGGGCGACCGGCGGGCGACCGTCCTGCTCGGCGCCCGCAGCGATGCCGACCACTACGACCTCGACGCGGTGCGCGCCCTGGTCGACCGGTACGCCCGGCTGGAGATGGTGCTGGCCGCGCCCGAGGACGGGGCCGGCCGCGCCGAGGCGGTGGCGCTGGTCCACGAGGGCCTCGCCCGGCTCGGCGACTGCTCGGGCCGGGACGTGCTGCTGAGCGGCCCGCCCGACCTGGCGCCCGCGGTCGCCGCCCGGCTGGCACGGCTGGGCGCGGACCCGGAGCTCGTCCGGCACGACCCGGTGCCGCACACCCTGGACCGCAGCCGGCCTGCGAGCGCTGCGGAGCGCCTCCTGCAGCCTCGGGACATCGCCTGGATCAACCGGACCGAGCTGGGCTGA
- a CDS encoding hemoglobin-like flavoprotein: MSIDPVLVKSSFAAVEPHGTEVTAWFYRHLFEHHPAVRPLFAEHLDEQQDRLFAALGALVANLEDTDTLVGVLTGLGRRHAGYGALPEHFPAVGVSLIATLRHFAGDAWSPQAEAAWAAVYGVVADTMGRALVAAGPAGADG, translated from the coding sequence GTGAGCATCGACCCCGTTCTCGTGAAGAGCAGTTTCGCCGCCGTCGAGCCGCACGGCACCGAGGTGACGGCCTGGTTCTACCGGCACCTGTTCGAGCACCACCCTGCCGTCCGTCCGCTGTTCGCCGAGCACCTGGACGAGCAGCAGGACCGCCTGTTCGCCGCGCTCGGCGCCCTGGTCGCGAACCTGGAGGACACCGACACCCTGGTCGGCGTCCTCACCGGCCTCGGCCGCCGGCACGCCGGCTACGGCGCGCTGCCGGAGCACTTCCCCGCGGTGGGCGTGAGCCTGATCGCCACCCTGCGGCACTTCGCCGGCGACGCCTGGTCGCCGCAGGCGGAGGCGGCCTGGGCGGCGGTGTACGGCGTGGTGGCGGACACCATGGGCCGCGCGCTGGTGGCCGCGGGGCCCGCCGGGGCGGACGGGTGA